A window of Centroberyx gerrardi isolate f3 chromosome 6, fCenGer3.hap1.cur.20231027, whole genome shotgun sequence genomic DNA:
GACCGGCTCTGTCACTCCGtctgactctgctgctgctgctgctgctgccgctgctgctgccgctctccatcgacacacacagcaacagacagagccacagacacacaccagaacAAAGCTGAAggctccagctgcagctccagagGTCACCCGACAAGAACTGAAGATATTATTTCAGCTTTTATCAAGTTGAAGCCAGCGGTTGACTTTCCCCCTCCGCAGCACTTGACTCCCTCCTGAGGTCGACTCACGTCTCTCCGGCCCCCGGAGGAGCGCCATGCCCTGGACCCGAGCTCAGGTGGAGCCCCACGcgggcggaggagcggaggcCGCGGACCAGTACAGCGTGGACGACCACCACTACGAGGGCTCCCTGTTCCCCGCCTCCACCCTCATCCCCGTCACCATCATCTGCATCCTCATCTTCGTCGTCGGGGTGACGGGCAACACCATGACCATCCTCATCATCCAGCACTTCAAGGACATGAAGACCACCACCAACCTGTACCTGTCCAGCATGGCCATGTCCGACCTCGTCATCTTCCTCTGCCTGCCCTTCGACCTGTACCGGCTGTGGAAGTACGTGCCGTGGCTCTTCGGCGAGGCGGTGTGCCGCTTCTACCACTACATCAACGAGGGCTGCACCTACGCCACCATCCTGCACATCACGGCCCTGAGCATCGAGCGCTACCTGGCCATCAGCTTCCCCCTCAGGGCCAAGGTGGTGGTGACCAGGCGGCGGGTGCAGTGCATCATCCTGGCGCTGTGGGTGTTCGCCCTGGTGTCGGCGGCGCCCACGCTTTTCCTGGTCGGGGTGGAGTACGACAACGACACGCACCCGGACTACAACACGGGCCAGTGCAAGCACACCAGCTACGCCATCAGCTCCGGGCAGCTGCACATCATGCTGTGGGTGTCCACCACCTACTTCTTCTGCCCCATGTtctgcctcatcttcctctacGGCTCCATCGGGTGCAAGCTGTGGAAGAGCAGGAACGACCTGCAAGGCCCCTGCGCTCTGGCCCGTGAACGAGCTCACAGGCAAACCGTCAAGATCCTGGGtgagtggggtttttttttgttttccctctctgcatGGGATTGGAAACTCACTGAAAGATTCACACATCCTTTTAATGCTGATCTAAGGCAGAAAATATAGCAAATCatggataaaaacagaaaaaaatgcaaagataaagataaagaaaacCACTACCACTGAATGTCAGGCTTCATTTACATTAGGTAGTTTAGTTTGTGTTATAAATGGGATTTCACCTGGTTAgaaaaaggttaaataaaacaaaataaatgtcagttgGCCCAATTACTGTTATTTTCTAAGTTTTAGATTTGAGTCTGCCAAACTAAACATGCATATAGTCAGTCAAACATATTGATGATCACTAATTattcacacaaatacagatgttTTATGTTATTCCTCCTAAATAACTGCATGATTCTGCTTCTTAAAATCCCTTTGTGATTCTTATGACTGGAAACGAAAGAGAACGATTCAGATTCAGGGCTGACAGcatcatttaaaacaaaaccaaaaaaaaactttgtttgTTAAAAGCTTAAACAAACAATCCATCGGTCCACAGTCCGTCTTTCTTTTGCTGCAAATGGAGCAAAGCCAGGCTGACAGATCAGAATCTAACATttctggtttctagctttggcagagagttgtgtgtttacaaatgcaaATTCATAGTTTTAACATAAGCTATTCATTAGACTGATTTGTACTCCATTTAAAACGAGATCCAAAATATTAATTCTGTCCCACTTTATGTGCTTTTACAGGcttctgtgatgtttttatcctgcagcagtttgaaataataaaaaaaaagctgttgcCGTCCATGTTGTTGTGATATCAGCCGGCTAATTATTCTGTTTTGTCTCTATGCTAATGACGTCCTTCTACAGCACATACTGATTGGCTTAATTTGCAGCTCTGGCATATTGTGCAGGAAACCCTGTTTTACAGTAGAAGACCGTGACCAGGGCCAATCTGTATTACTCAAATATTTAATCACGATGTATCCATTATGATATTAATGCTGGTCATTAGCTgagcacacactgcacagagcTCATGTCGTCAGGCTTGTTGC
This region includes:
- the mlnr gene encoding growth hormone secretagogue receptor type 1; this encodes MPWTRAQVEPHAGGGAEAADQYSVDDHHYEGSLFPASTLIPVTIICILIFVVGVTGNTMTILIIQHFKDMKTTTNLYLSSMAMSDLVIFLCLPFDLYRLWKYVPWLFGEAVCRFYHYINEGCTYATILHITALSIERYLAISFPLRAKVVVTRRRVQCIILALWVFALVSAAPTLFLVGVEYDNDTHPDYNTGQCKHTSYAISSGQLHIMLWVSTTYFFCPMFCLIFLYGSIGCKLWKSRNDLQGPCALARERAHRQTVKILVVVVLAFVICWLPYHIGRNLFAQVDDYHTAKVSQDFNVASMVLCYLSASINPVLYNLMSRKYRAAAKRLFLLHHRPRQTHRGQTQLSVIDDTTALNETLTGV